The following coding sequences are from one Geminocystis sp. M7585_C2015_104 window:
- a CDS encoding cytosine deaminase, translating into MEKNPRQYWLKNAHIPISLIDSGIRHLFRGYTRENLTLCDLQIVEGRIHQIIPSHPDTVGIDLQKKILLPCFLDCHTHLDKTHTVERAPNLQGDFNTALETLERDKGKWDEGDLYRRMDFALQCAYSHGTIAIRTHLDCDGEKGKVSLRVWQQLREKWKDKIILQVVSLVSLDYFLTLQGEKLADTIASVGGILGGVAYMNPEIDRQLLTVFQLAKERHLPLDFHADENGNRDSICLQKIAETALKTNFPHPILCGHCCSLAVQSPEVVSKTISLLRQTPISIVSLPLCNLYLQDRKPDTTPLWRGITRVKELKQAGINVAFASDNCRDAFFAFGDYDLLEVFNQAVRIAHLDTPYSDWIDSVTRIPAQIMNLPHLGQISPGRDADFIIFSARHFSELLSRPQCNRLVIRGGKILCHSLPSYDSLST; encoded by the coding sequence ATGGAAAAAAACCCCCGCCAATACTGGTTGAAAAATGCCCACATTCCCATTTCCCTCATTGACAGTGGCATCCGTCATCTGTTTCGGGGATACACCAGAGAGAATCTTACTTTGTGCGACTTGCAAATAGTAGAAGGAAGGATCCATCAAATCATCCCCTCCCATCCTGATACCGTAGGCATCGATTTACAAAAAAAAATCCTCCTACCCTGCTTCCTCGACTGCCATACCCATCTGGATAAAACTCACACCGTCGAGCGTGCACCCAACCTACAAGGAGACTTCAATACCGCCTTAGAAACCCTAGAAAGGGATAAGGGGAAATGGGATGAGGGAGACTTGTACAGACGTATGGATTTTGCCCTCCAGTGCGCATATAGTCACGGTACAATAGCAATACGAACTCATCTAGACTGTGATGGCGAAAAAGGGAAAGTAAGTCTGAGGGTATGGCAACAGTTAAGGGAAAAATGGAAAGACAAGATTATCCTCCAGGTAGTTAGCCTTGTAAGTCTAGACTATTTTCTCACTTTACAGGGAGAAAAACTAGCCGACACCATTGCCTCTGTTGGGGGGATATTAGGGGGAGTTGCCTATATGAATCCTGAAATTGACAGACAACTGTTAACGGTATTTCAGTTAGCTAAAGAAAGACATCTCCCCCTAGACTTTCATGCCGACGAAAACGGTAATCGGGATTCTATCTGTTTGCAGAAAATTGCAGAGACGGCTTTAAAAACCAACTTCCCTCATCCCATTCTCTGTGGACATTGTTGCAGTCTAGCAGTACAATCCCCAGAAGTGGTTAGTAAAACCATATCCCTCCTCCGCCAGACACCCATCTCCATTGTCAGCCTTCCCCTTTGTAACCTATACCTCCAAGACAGAAAACCCGACACCACTCCCCTCTGGCGAGGCATTACTAGAGTCAAAGAGTTGAAACAAGCGGGGATAAATGTTGCCTTTGCCAGTGACAATTGTAGGGATGCCTTTTTTGCCTTCGGCGACTACGATCTGTTAGAAGTCTTTAACCAGGCAGTCAGAATCGCCCACTTAGATACCCCTTACAGTGACTGGATTGATTCTGTCACCCGTATCCCTGCCCAAATCATGAATCTGCCACATCTCGGGCAAATAAGCCCCGGCCGTGACGCTGATTTTATCATATTTTCCGCCCGTCACTTCAGTGAATTGCTGTCTCGCCCACAGTGTAATCGCCTAGTTATAAGAGGTGGTAAAATACTTTGCCATTCCCTTCCCTCTTATGACTCCCTTTCCACCTAA
- a CDS encoding substrate-binding domain-containing protein, whose amino-acid sequence MTSGGRRGEIKVKKDPKKQLTSIGIILAGLGLTYLPIPFLKTTVNVVIGSELAEALEEIEDKFEDEYPNIEIELKVQGSQDIISNFIQEKNDFKAAILMPANGELLKELETTLKAQGEAEVFYDTPKPIAKTVMVGVGWEERGNILFPGDKFDWNQIEKAINLRDWGKIGGKSEWGSFNLVITDPTRSNSGQLTLYLWAQDKLKNNNISPNDVNKPEVQDLFKLVKKSVYQPPRSTDILLQEFIARGPNDADVATVYESIALYRWQQAKEGQKKPYKIYYPNPTIETTITGAVVKKNIGKSVAKSAQKFLDYLTEKEQQVVLAKYGFRPVIPMGIKELPNTPWTKSIPGVEYSLPVKIQPPPNQTVITEIEKLWYGL is encoded by the coding sequence ATGACTTCTGGTGGTAGAAGAGGGGAAATTAAAGTCAAAAAAGACCCTAAAAAACAGTTAACATCTATAGGGATTATTTTGGCAGGTTTAGGTTTAACTTATCTGCCTATTCCTTTTCTTAAAACTACGGTGAATGTGGTGATCGGGTCAGAATTGGCAGAAGCATTAGAGGAAATCGAAGACAAGTTTGAAGACGAATACCCCAACATAGAAATTGAATTAAAGGTTCAAGGATCTCAGGATATTATATCGAATTTTATCCAGGAAAAAAACGACTTTAAGGCCGCAATTTTGATGCCGGCTAACGGGGAGTTGCTAAAAGAATTGGAAACAACTTTGAAGGCGCAAGGGGAAGCAGAAGTATTCTATGACACCCCCAAGCCTATAGCCAAAACCGTAATGGTGGGGGTAGGCTGGGAAGAAAGAGGAAATATACTGTTTCCTGGCGACAAATTTGACTGGAATCAGATAGAAAAAGCTATTAATCTGCGAGATTGGGGCAAAATAGGAGGCAAAAGTGAATGGGGCAGTTTTAACCTAGTTATAACAGATCCCACCCGCTCCAATAGTGGACAATTAACATTATACCTGTGGGCGCAAGACAAGTTAAAAAATAATAACATCTCCCCCAACGATGTCAACAAGCCAGAAGTACAGGATTTATTCAAACTGGTTAAAAAGTCCGTCTATCAGCCTCCTAGGTCTACTGATATTTTACTACAAGAATTCATAGCCCGAGGTCCAAACGATGCTGACGTAGCTACTGTTTATGAAAGCATAGCACTTTACCGATGGCAACAGGCCAAAGAAGGCCAGAAAAAACCCTATAAAATCTACTATCCAAACCCTACAATAGAAACCACTATAACTGGGGCGGTTGTCAAGAAAAATATAGGCAAATCCGTGGCAAAATCTGCCCAAAAATTCCTCGATTACTTAACAGAAAAAGAACAACAAGTAGTGCTGGCAAAATACGGTTTTCGCCCCGTTATTCCCATGGGCATAAAAGAATTACCCAACACCCCTTGGACTAAGTCCATACCCGGGGTAGAATATAGTCTTCCAGTCAAGATACAGCCACCACCAAATCAAACAGTTATCACAGAAATTGAAAAACTCTGGTATGGACTGTAA